A region of Heliangelus exortis chromosome 4, bHelExo1.hap1, whole genome shotgun sequence DNA encodes the following proteins:
- the UBE2K gene encoding ubiquitin-conjugating enzyme E2 K isoform X1, which produces MANIAVQRIKREFKEVLKSEETSKNQIKVDLVDENFTELRGEIAGPPDTPYEGGRYQLEIKIPETYPFNPPKVRFITKIWHPNISSVTGAICLDILKDQWAAAMTLRTVLLSLQALLAAAEPDDPQDAVVANQYKQNPEMFKQTARLWAHVYAGAPVSSPEYTKKIENLCAMGFDRNAVIVALSSKSWDVETATELLLSN; this is translated from the exons acgagcaaaaatcaaattaaagtAGATCTTGTAGATGAGAATTTTACAGAATTAAGAGGAGAAATAGCAGGACCTCCGGACACACCATATGAAG GTGGACGGTATcagctagaaataaaaattccagaaaCATATCCATTTAATCCTCCTAAG GTGCGGTTTATTACCAAAATATGGCATCCTAATATTAGCTCAGTCACTGGGGCCATTTGTTTGGATATTCTGAAAGATCAGTG gGCAGCAGCAATGACTCTAAGGACAGTGTTGTTATCACTGCAAGCATTGTTGGCAGCTGCAGAACCAGATGATCCACAAGATGCAGTAGTGGCAAACCAG TACAAACAAAATCCAGAAATGTTTAAACAGACAGCTCGGCTTTGGGCACATGTGTATGCTGGAGCACCAGTTTCTAGTCCAGAATACaccaaaaaaatagaaaaccttTGTGCTATGGGCTTTGATAGG AATGCAGTAATAGTGGCCTTGTCTTCAAAATCATGGGATGTAGAGACTGCAACAGAATTACTCCTGAGTAACTGA
- the UBE2K gene encoding ubiquitin-conjugating enzyme E2 K isoform X3, with product MERIGEAEKGTSKNQIKVDLVDENFTELRGEIAGPPDTPYEGGRYQLEIKIPETYPFNPPKVRFITKIWHPNISSVTGAICLDILKDQWAAAMTLRTVLLSLQALLAAAEPDDPQDAVVANQYKQNPEMFKQTARLWAHVYAGAPVSSPEYTKKIENLCAMGFDRNAVIVALSSKSWDVETATELLLSN from the exons acgagcaaaaatcaaattaaagtAGATCTTGTAGATGAGAATTTTACAGAATTAAGAGGAGAAATAGCAGGACCTCCGGACACACCATATGAAG GTGGACGGTATcagctagaaataaaaattccagaaaCATATCCATTTAATCCTCCTAAG GTGCGGTTTATTACCAAAATATGGCATCCTAATATTAGCTCAGTCACTGGGGCCATTTGTTTGGATATTCTGAAAGATCAGTG gGCAGCAGCAATGACTCTAAGGACAGTGTTGTTATCACTGCAAGCATTGTTGGCAGCTGCAGAACCAGATGATCCACAAGATGCAGTAGTGGCAAACCAG TACAAACAAAATCCAGAAATGTTTAAACAGACAGCTCGGCTTTGGGCACATGTGTATGCTGGAGCACCAGTTTCTAGTCCAGAATACaccaaaaaaatagaaaaccttTGTGCTATGGGCTTTGATAGG AATGCAGTAATAGTGGCCTTGTCTTCAAAATCATGGGATGTAGAGACTGCAACAGAATTACTCCTGAGTAACTGA
- the UBE2K gene encoding ubiquitin-conjugating enzyme E2 K isoform X2, which produces MLWSLALIGKKCTSPKTSKNQIKVDLVDENFTELRGEIAGPPDTPYEGGRYQLEIKIPETYPFNPPKVRFITKIWHPNISSVTGAICLDILKDQWAAAMTLRTVLLSLQALLAAAEPDDPQDAVVANQYKQNPEMFKQTARLWAHVYAGAPVSSPEYTKKIENLCAMGFDRNAVIVALSSKSWDVETATELLLSN; this is translated from the exons acgagcaaaaatcaaattaaagtAGATCTTGTAGATGAGAATTTTACAGAATTAAGAGGAGAAATAGCAGGACCTCCGGACACACCATATGAAG GTGGACGGTATcagctagaaataaaaattccagaaaCATATCCATTTAATCCTCCTAAG GTGCGGTTTATTACCAAAATATGGCATCCTAATATTAGCTCAGTCACTGGGGCCATTTGTTTGGATATTCTGAAAGATCAGTG gGCAGCAGCAATGACTCTAAGGACAGTGTTGTTATCACTGCAAGCATTGTTGGCAGCTGCAGAACCAGATGATCCACAAGATGCAGTAGTGGCAAACCAG TACAAACAAAATCCAGAAATGTTTAAACAGACAGCTCGGCTTTGGGCACATGTGTATGCTGGAGCACCAGTTTCTAGTCCAGAATACaccaaaaaaatagaaaaccttTGTGCTATGGGCTTTGATAGG AATGCAGTAATAGTGGCCTTGTCTTCAAAATCATGGGATGTAGAGACTGCAACAGAATTACTCCTGAGTAACTGA
- the UBE2K gene encoding ubiquitin-conjugating enzyme E2 K isoform X4 gives MTLRTVLLSLQALLAAAEPDDPQDAVVANQYKQNPEMFKQTARLWAHVYAGAPVSSPEYTKKIENLCAMGFDRNAVIVALSSKSWDVETATELLLSN, from the exons ATGACTCTAAGGACAGTGTTGTTATCACTGCAAGCATTGTTGGCAGCTGCAGAACCAGATGATCCACAAGATGCAGTAGTGGCAAACCAG TACAAACAAAATCCAGAAATGTTTAAACAGACAGCTCGGCTTTGGGCACATGTGTATGCTGGAGCACCAGTTTCTAGTCCAGAATACaccaaaaaaatagaaaaccttTGTGCTATGGGCTTTGATAGG AATGCAGTAATAGTGGCCTTGTCTTCAAAATCATGGGATGTAGAGACTGCAACAGAATTACTCCTGAGTAACTGA